The following proteins are encoded in a genomic region of Sparus aurata chromosome 23, fSpaAur1.1, whole genome shotgun sequence:
- the prl gene encoding prolactin, producing the protein MREKERRGKEAKSYRKTTEMAHRETNGSKLFITVLCMVAACSAVPINDLLDRASQRSDMLHSLSTTLTKDLSNHVPPVGWTMMPRPPLCHTSSLQTPNDKEQALQLSESDLMSLARSLLQAWQDPLVDLSNSANSLLHPSQSSISNKIRELQEHSKSLGDGLDILSGKMGPAAQAISSLPYRGSNDIGEDNISKLTNFHFLLSCFRRDSHKIDSFLKVLRCRAAKVQPEMC; encoded by the exons atgagagagaaagagcgacgAGGTAAAGAAGCCAAAAGCTACCGAAAAACAACTGAGATGGCTCACAGAGAAACCAATGGAAGCAAACTCTTCATTACGG TGTTGTGCATGGTGGCAGCGTGCAGTGCCGTCCCCATCAATGACCTGCTTGATCGAGCTTCTCAGCGCTCTGACATGCTGCACTCCCTCAGCacaactctcaccaaagatcTG AGCAATCACGTCCCACCTGTAGGCTGGACGATGATGCCCCGCCCCCCACTGTGCCACACCTCCTCTCTACAGACACCCAATGACAAGGAGCAAGCTCTACAATTATCA GAGTCGGACCTGATGTCACTGGCTCGCTCCCTGCTCCAAGCCTGGCAAGACCCCCTGGTAGACCTGTCCAACTCTGCCAACAGCCTGCTTCACCCATCCCAAAGCAGCATTTCCAACAAGATCCGGGAGCTTCAGGAGCACTCCAAGAGCCTGGGAGATGGGCTGGATATTCTATCTGGCAAG ATGGGTCCAGCAGCTCAGGCCATCTCCTCACTGCCCTACAGAGGGTCCAATGACATCGGCGAGGACAACATTTCCAAACTGACCAACTTCCATTTCCTGTTGTCCTGCTTCCGCCGCGACTCTCACAAGATTGACAGCTTCCTGAAAGTCCTCCGCTGCCGGGCTGCAAAAGTGCAACCCGAAATGTGCTAA